Below is a genomic region from Chelmon rostratus isolate fCheRos1 chromosome 7, fCheRos1.pri, whole genome shotgun sequence.
CCATGATCAAATGATAAGCTCTTCCCCAGAGATTTCATTTCACCTCAGTGGAAacactttttcagtgttttgcctGCCTGATTTGCTCAGATTTCAAGTCATAAGTCGTCTAGATAATTGAATGGTGTCCGTTGATAAACAATTAGGAGTCTGGACAAGGTGTTGTATTTTGAAAACGGAGCAGATTCTCTAtactgttcctgtgtctgacttcctgtttgacttgatctgctctgtgcagcttgacgAAGCTTCTGTCAAAAATAGAGAAGTGTGTATTCTCCATGGAGTAGAGCGTAGAGCCGCTTCTAGTGGAATCACAAGCATTGTCTGGAATGGCTGTGATCGGGTCCCGTTGCTGCCTTGCAGCAGGAATGCAACACAGCCAGGTCAGGTGGAAGTTGCAGGTTATCTATTGTGTTCAGTTATATCTGAACCCAAGTACATGGATACACCACCTCCAAGATTCAAAATTAGCTCCTTGTTAACAGTTGTGGCATCAAACAtacatcaaaaaataaaaacaatgttaatGACATTCATACGTTTTAGTTAGAACTGcaatatatttaaaacacaaatatcgCTGCTGACAGCAACAACTGTGGTCGCATAGAACTGCAGCATGACCAAAACACCATCTCAGTGCAAGCTTCGAAAATGGAgttcaaagaaataaaataatgatacaCCCCATTTCATGAACCAAGCTGGCTTTCTGCTACATTCATTCTGCTTCCCCAAAATCTTTAAGTGAAGCTATAAATGTTATATTCGTGGGTGTGACACAAATGAATCATTGAGGACCTCCCTCTACATCTCTGTTACAGCTTCACCCATGCTGCGACTCTCCACCACCTCTTAGTGGCCTACATTTACCTATGTTAACAAGGACTGTGCACAACAGTGTGTGAGGCAGTcagtgcaaaagaaaaacagctactGCTTTTCATCATACGTTCTTCAGTCACATAACTGCAGCAGCCCTCGACTGAGAGTCCTTTCAGTGGCGTTCTTGATCTTTTCCCATCTCAGGtctgcatctctgtctgcaTACGGGTATCCACTCTgtggagagagacaagagaTTAAACTTtgcacccacatacacacagctcaTAATTTCAAACCGTTATATACTCAATTAATCAGGATAAGTTCTTACCTGCTCAACATGTATATCATCTGTCCAGGATCATCTGCAAATACTCTGCAACATGAAGAGAATggttccattaaaaaaaaaaaaaaagctcactatCACATGAACCAAGACACCAATTCCATAATGGACATTGCCATTTAGGTCTTATGTGGTTTTCCATTCATCGGATCAAGAGGGGCTTGAGGACTCTTAAGGTCGAAGTTTGGGTCCTATCAAGAAAATAGAGTCCATGTTTTaactgtgaatgaatgtgatGCCATCTTCTCTTCTCCCCATCTACATCCAAGTTAGTTGACAAAGAAGTGTTGGTGTGGAAAACAAAATTGGGGCCTCCACCAAAAAAGAAAGTTCAACTTAATTTGGCTCTATTTGGTGTACTTGGCTTCACTGAGCCTAAAGCTGGTTATGAAAGGTGGAggtatatataatataattacaAAACTAGAACAGAGTAAGAAGCTGCAAAAACAATACATAATTTCCAAATTTTGAAAGTAAGTAAtggtaaaaaatacatttgagaaTGACTATATGTGTAATTTTAGGGTgagtatgtttttcttttttgtgtgatgATGAACAACCTATTATGAATATACGATGCGCATAGAAAATTTGACCACGGAAACACATCTCTTACCCATCTCCCCAGTGGTAAAACGCTCGGTCCTGGTAGAACATGGACAGAAACAGCCAAATACTTATTGTCTCGACCCAGAAGATAACGAACAGGAACCATAATGATGACAGCAGGACTTCACACAACATCCTGAtgctctgtgaaaacacaaaacatacagcAGAAAGAAGTGATGCCTTGTGGAATTAATATCCTTTGTATGCTGTGGCTATAGCAAGTATTCACCTGtcctctgactttttctgtattattcATCTTCCTTAAATAAGGGTTGGCCGATAAGATGGTTGCATTAAACTATTTTGGGAAATCATGTAAATCACGTTGTTTCATGCTGAGTTGGGACATGGGTCTTTGACCAAAATATTGCTGTTTGCAATAACCTTGGTGCTGACCGTGTGCTAAACCTCACTACTTTCCTTTGCATGACATTTTACTTACCTGTGCATTagaaaacattttatagacGCATATACATAAAAAAGGACATACTGTGATTAAAATCTAGTTTTACTGCCAATCAACAAATTGCAAGTCACCATGCAatgattacttttttttttcttacattacTCGCTTGCACAGTAtacatttcattcatcatcatcatcattcatgaCTGCATTACTGACTAACATGTGAATACATGTACAGTACGTCATATTAAATACTGCTATATTATTatgctgtacttaagtacataAAGTTCCGGAGTCGGACACAACAATGTAAATCTAGAAAGGAAAGTGTAGTATGTTAGTAGCATATACACAGTATGTAAAACGTGATATTTACAACAGATATTTGATCAGTTGGCTGTCCGCTGAGCATCACTACCAAACTATAACTAAAATCTTGAATTGAAGATTAGATTAAAAACTACACTGAAAACTTTGATATTGCCTACACAATGCCTTAACtcacattttttccactttttactTGGCTGATACAAGTTAGCAAATCGGTATCCAAAGCATTTCAGCGAATGTTAACTGTCGCCCACTATGGCTTCTACAATACATGACTAGTTTATCTAGCGTAATATCACACATAGCGACGTTAATGCTACTTAAATTTGTTTATCGTTACAGTCATTGATACACAGTTGTTGTTGCAGGGAACCTATTTAGTCTAACAGACATAATAACGAtggctagcttgctagcttagCAGCTAAAGTGGAGCTACAAACTGTGCCAACCAGCCAGCTAACGTTAACTAAGAGCTAGTCGTTTCGCAGTGTTTGTGTAGCTAATTAAGATAATCATTACATTTGACTTTAACATTAGCTAGCTCATGATTACGTCTTAACGTTAGTACTTCGTCAATGCAAATATTTCATATGTAGAACGATGAAGTTGCACTAGAGTCGCAAACAAACGGGAAAAGCTAGTTAACTTTGTAACAGCTAAAATGACATTTGTCACACATCCCTATTGTTAACGGGGCCAGCACAAAGGTAGAAAATTATTATTGATTAGTGTTATAAGACTGTGTACTCACTCAATTCAAAAGCTGTTGAGACGGCATTCCCTTTCCAGGCTAGCTAAACATTCACTTCTGTTTACAATGCTCGTCACATATCACTTTGCATTTACTTCCGGTTCTGGGACCAATTACAACGCTGGCTGACGGATTCAGAAGGATTCTCAGAGGCCCTTCACAGGCCTTTTCTACAATCTTAAAGCAGCATCCATATCATATCGTGTATGGCAAAGTGCTCTTAAAAGTGCCATACTATAGCAATCTAAAGTTGTACACttacaaaaattaatgaataaataaaaaacacaggacaAGTTATACTAAAATTACTTTATTACAGCTGATTTCTGTTCAATATCCCTCTGCCAACACAATGGTaaatataatacaaacaaaatagTAAATTTGATcctatttttattctgtttcatgAATCTTTTTACACAATTTAAATCCACTTTTAGTACTTTACCATCTCTTATGTAGTATCTTCATAATCTCTCTGACATTCAATAACATGTTCCACCATCTATACAGTTTAATACAGGTTATGAGTTGTAGTGGTAATGTGCCAAAGAAGAATACTGACATCTTCAAAGAAATGCTATCTCTTTTCATAATTTGCCTGTCACCACATCATCTTTTCAAGCCTTTTTACTTTGGCCACTAGACCAGAACCAACTTGCTTTTTTGTTTCATACATTTCATGCCCTCAGTCCAATGAAAAACCATGGAGATGAGACAATGCAGTGGTATCTGGTCTTGGCAACTCAGGTATGGCACAGTGTTTGACCATAGAAAGGATCACCATTTTCTGTTGCCGATTCTCACTCAGTATCCCACATGCTTTCAGTCAGTAGGACAAAATTTGACATCAAAGTttaagcttaaaaaaaaaaaaacttaaaatataaaataaaatccaggtGGTGGAAAGGTCTTACGACTGACAATGATTGAAAACAATATCCAGactccctcacacacaacactgacataaaaGTGAACAAAAATTGTGCATACAAACTTAAGGTTGGCATGTATGTGAGGTTTGATTGGCCTAACATTCAAACTCTTGGCCTTGGCTTTTGACTTAAGGTAAGATTCCGATCATGATAAATACATTCCCCTTTTCTTTACCAAATATCAATTAAACCAGAAAACAAATTCCGAATAAACCTGCTGTGTTACAGTTGCTGCAACTAGTACttggagttaaaaaaaatgaatgagttCTGGGACCAAACCATATGTAAAGTCATATAATGCATACTTTCTAGGTAGGATTATATACATGTAGAAAATTAAAATCCCACCTGTTTAAGAAAAAGACCCCAGCATTTTTTTGTGTCCTCAAGTGTGATATAAACATATCACAATTTGACATTCAGAAAGGGCCAGCATCTGAGAAGGTGGCTCTGAATCAAAGTGGAACGGGGACAAAAGGTGCAGCGGAGGAGAACGAACTCGAATAAATGGCATTCAAAGGAGATGACAGCAAATACATGCATATGAGGAATTCTGTCTGTGTACACAAAACCAAGAACGTCTTCCAATGAGCTATGTCCAGACGACGCAACACCACTTTCACTTTGAGAGTGAACAGTTTGCTATCAGTGTGGTCCGTCAGTTAAATAAAGTTAgttttaaaattattttcttaaaatgtgAGTTTagtctttaaatgttttctttaataaaatATACACGTATGAACACTTAACTCCAGCTTTGTGATTCAGGGGAGTTTATATCCTAGCTATCTCTGGATCATCATCTCTAAAGGCCTTTTCAACAAAGTGTTTTAAATTCTGTGTATGGAAATGGAAAGCCTAACTTGAACAGAGGCTAATAAAACACTAGAAGGGCACCGACTTCTCCGATGATATTTCAACCACAAATCAGAAAGAAGGGATCGAACAGAAACAGATACTATTAGAGGAGCTGCAAGAGCTATCAAAGGAATACCTAAGTGCTTTTTGCCACATTTATGTTTGTATTTGGCTGTATTTCACAGAGTGTGCATTGACtcaatttacatttacatgtataTGCAGCAATGACATCATGCGAGCATGTGCTTGATTCAGTCACCCTTGTTCTTGGGTTCTGATGAGATGGTGAAACATTTCTAACCTCGCCCCTTTTAAATTTTTAGTGTTATTACTTAACTGGGCCCCAAAATTTTAAAAGTGTAGTTTTCCTTGTAGTGCCAAGCCTGCTGTCATGGTCATGACAATTACCTAAAGCTATCTGCCTGCACACAATGGACTCTTTTCCGCTaactcagttcagtttgttttatggAAACTGTAGCTGGACCATATGTAAAAAGACTGCAGCATCCTCACATCTTCTATTCAATCAAAattcagcacatacacacagaggaaataacCAACAACAGCCACAGTTTCCCCAACAGTAAAAGCTGCAGCAAGTGGGGAAATGCGTTCAGTCACATACTGTGTGTTGATATACATTTGGCCTTGTATGTACTTGGGAACTTGCTCCTAAAAATCACAGCACAGGCTAGCTTGACTCCTCAACTCAACGACATATGTACCGACAAAACACTCATCCACCAGGTGCTTTGCGAAAAGAAGTCAAATATTAATCTTACACATATTTAGCTGTATAAAGTGCTTTGGAAAAGGCAGCAGTTTTAAAAAGGCActaataaaaatgaacagatcAATACTGGGATTGTTTTTGAAGGCAAATTAGTTTTTCCCCTTCACAATTCCTCCTGTGAATGTGTACAATGACATTCTCTGCAACATGTGCGACCACCATTCTAAAGCCCTAAAGATATAGTCACTAATATACACAAGTAATTTTATACTATATCTCACCATTTATAAGACTAAAACCAACTTTACTGCATACACAGTGAATGTAATAATCTGAGAAAAGTATGTGGGACCTCTGGAACTAAAATCACAGGTGTTAAAATAGACTGAACAAAACATACACTGGCACCAATTTTAAAGTGATAGTgaagtgtaaaatgtaaaactatAAACATCTGAGACTGATTTCTGTAATCAAAGGTTAAAAGGCACTATAGTAGTGTTGTAGCATAAGCCTGTTAATATCAGTTTATTTGGCTCTGAATTTGTAATGTCTCATTTTGGCTGATGACCTGGAACTCAGGTGAAGAAAAACTACTGAATAAAGAAGCATCTAATTTAACATAATGACCATTACAGCAGGCTCGTATCACAACAGCCAAGCATCTCGAGTCAGGTCTGCTGCATTTTCAACCACCGTCAAAGAATCGACCAGTGTCTACCTGAACATGAATCGGCAGAATGAAGAAGGGGGAGTGCTGAATAAGAAAATCGGTTGACCGTGATTGTTTGATACCACATTTCTAAGGACATAGTTAACCCACGTCAAAGGctttttaacagtgtttcatGTGCAAAATGAGAGCAATGGCTGTGAATAGCacgaaacattttttttttttaattccgAAGGAgagctgtaaataaaaacaaatgggaGTATTATGTGTTGACACTCAAACTGCTTATGTAACATAAATTTAAGGATCTGTATGTGTGCCGATAAACTGCCGTGAGGACGGGCTGCATCTCTTCCAGCCCTTTTGACCTGAgcaacatttatttcatcacacATCCACATCTGTACACGGGGGAATCGGAGGCCAAGTGtcgcagagagagacagagcagccaatactctgtcctgctgtgtttgttggatTCTACATCTCCACCACACTCAACCTCTGACTCCGGGGCTGACAGGGGATCTATGTGTAGGAGAGGTGTGACCCGTTAGATATCTGAGAGGTGACACTGGTACTCCTGCTCATGCCCTGCTCACTGCGCCCTCCTGAGGGTGTCCTCCCCATTGCTTGGGGGCTGTTCTGTACACCTCCACTGCTGCGGGAGACTGCTGATGGATGGCCCCATGGTGATGGACCCCCACCTCCCTGCATGCCCTGCCCCCAGCCATGCTGCATAGGTGCCCCTCCCGGACTGGAGTGATAGTGGTGATGGCCGCCTTGGTGACTCGACCCTGCGCCCAGATTGCCACTGCCCCAGTGTGGCCCTTGAGCGCTCGCAGATGGGTGTTGCTGATGGTGACTCCAGCTTCCTGAAGCCCCGGGAAAGCTGTGGCTGAGGGCCTCTGGGGAGATGTTTGATAGCACCATGTTGCTGAAGCCCAGACGCATACTTTCCGAGTCAAAAGCTTCGACTTCTCTGGCTTGGCGTTCAAGCAAGCTCCGGATTCGCTCCAAGCGCTCATTCTGCAAAgacatcatctcctcctcaatctacataaaaaagaaaaataagtaaataacaATGTTCATATATGTGCTTCACAGTTAGCAGATAGACTTAACTGCTGCCTCTTCTACTGCATCCATCCAACCCATAACAAAGGTACAAAACTGGATTTTTCTGCCTTTGTATGGACTAGACCTAATATCAGACAGTGGTACTATTCACAAATTGTTTCCTAAATGGACCACAGATATAACTCCTTAAACTCACATCCACTGTACGTCTGTTCACTCTGttaaggaaaagcacaggtgtaaataatcaaataagtgatggctgaattccatttggctgcttcagtttcagggtcctggtattaTTCATGTgggctcactgtcacactgtcatggcttagTGGGACACTTGAACAGCAAATTGTTCAtgttatttacacctgtgctgttcctactatgacaagtcaaaatgcaaACTGCTATAAAAAATCTCCGTTCAGCTGTTCTTAAAGGCACAGCACACCCATGGTACATATctacaggtgttttcacttatttttacTTCCTTAACCTCCCCAGTTAATTTTGCTGCACCTGTTAGTGCTGGACAAAGTACACCCACAGTAAATCCTGTTTATTGCTACATGGAGTCAGCTAAACCCACGTAAATCCCAGCAAACCGAAGCAGGTCTAATAAACCAGAATAACTGACAACCTGTATGAGTGTGCTGAGCTTTTAAATTGAAAGTACCTCTAAAACCAAATCTTACTAATAATGATGTCAGACCAATGTAAATCCCCCCCATGAGAATAATGAAAAGAGTAAAACCTTCTGTTCCAGCAGGGCCCTTCGGAGTGACACCCTCTGCTCCAGGTCCTTCCTCTCGCGGTCATGCTGGGCATCTGTCTGCATCTTGATCTTGCTCTGGTAGGCGTTGAGaagctccagctcctgctgtAGCTGCATTCGTAGGCCTTGGCACTGGGCCTCCTGAGTCTCATCCAGACGTAGCtaaggacagagagaagatcACAATCAGGACCcatccaaaaataaaataaatacacagccATAACTGATTTGGGCACATCCTATAAAGGCGGTGCCTTCATGGTCTAACTTCACAACTTTAGAATTCTACATTCCTGGCATTGCCAGACTCACCGCCTGAGTGGAAAGCATCTCATTGATGGAGTGGTCATACTGCTCTGCCAAGATGGCAAGTTTGCGGTGCTGCTCCTGCTTCAGCCGTTTAAGGACAGCCTTGTGCTCTGACTTTGGTGTGGTCTCCAACAGATGGTTCCTCAGTGCTTTGTACTGCCTGGTCTGGATCTTACATGTGTCCTGGAACTGCTTCTTGATCTGTAGCTCTTTGGACTAGAGGAAATCATACAATTAGGGATATCTTTATATTCAAAAACAAGCATTATTTACTATATTTAAGTGTGCACAACCAAAATATTTTTGGGCTCAGACGAAATAAGTAGAATTTGAAAACCATTCATCgcatgaaatgaaacacagttCAGCTTCTATTCTCACttctattttaaaatgtttgccGAACCAAAGGATCAATGTTTCAGCACATCTAAGCTCATTCAAGGTAAAGAATAGGTCTGCCTGACAAATAGTGATTTGCACATTAGGCAGAGCCTACGAGCACCAAGACCAACCTTTTATTATCATTGAAATGAGAGTACCTACTGAATTTTCAAGGTGCATGCATGCTCACAAGCTGCGTTCTCACCTTGAGGCTCTTGGGTTGCTGGCGAACCTCCATAACGTGTTTACGTCGAagttccctctccctcctcttgttGTACTCCTGCTGATTGGTGAGCTCTGTCTGGTGCTGCAGGCGGATCAGCTCAGCCCGCGTTTTTTGGATGGTATTGAGCTGGCGGAACTCCAGCTCTTGCATGGACTCATGGTGCCGCAGAAGCATGGCATGTTCCAAGTCCTTCTGGGTCTGACGCTTGTTCAGCTCCTAATtatgtgcacatgcagagacaaacaacagGGAGATGAGATTGTCAGACATCAGAGATAACTCAATTTTAGTTTGCTAATTAGTTAATTTCCCACGGGAGACAATAAAGGCTACTCTATATTGAATCAATATCTGCAACATTTGAGACGCAGCAGTACAATGTAGGAGAGTACAGTGTTTACCTCTCGCACCAAGTCCTGTTCAATATTGTGGCGAGCAATCAAGATCCTCCGTTTGAACCTGCGGCATTCCAGCTCCAGATACTGCCGCTGTCTGCGCTGTAAGTtggcctcttcctctgcttggtAGTGTTGGAAGTTTTCCTTCTGCTTGGACAACCactcctgcttttctttcttgggTGTTGACTGGTTTTCATTCAACTCCTAAACGGAAGAGAGATTGCAGGTCACTAGTAGAACAGACATCATATTACTGATTGATGTCCATTTGTTGACAGAAAGTAAACTGAAAAGCACAGTATTGGAGACTAATGTATAGGACATGCAGGCCTGGATGCCCCTACCTCTTTGAGTTGTTCCTTGCGAAGTTTGTACTCCCGTTTCTGGGATTCTAGGAAGCTGTTGAGCTCTTTCTTCTGCTGACTCTGAATATGTTGTTGGAACTTCTTTTCATCATTGCTAAATGTTTTTGCCTGATGGAGGAATGCACAAACAGTTTGTTCAAGAAAAAAACTAATAGCCAGTGTTTCGTAAATCCTGTATGAACTTGAATCTAGAGTTGAAAGCATACATCTTTCTCCATGGACGCCTGGTGCTTCTTGATCAGTTTCTCCATCTCCTGGGCAAAGCTATTCCTCTGGTTCTCCAGCTCTTTGTCCAGGCGCAGTCTGTGCTCATCCATCTCAGCCTTCAGCTTGTTTTCCAGGGccatcagctgtttctggtgcTGCCGCCTCATGCGCTTGTAGCCCAGTATCTGCTCCCTTAACTCAGAATCCTGCTCATGCTCCTTAATCTGGCGAGTGAGCTGGCAAACACAAGACGCAGATTCTCTTTGTAATGTTGAGGGTTGAAAGAACAAGTCTTTgtgaaaattaaatatatgtGAGGCTACTGTATGTATTAAATACAAGTGAGGTGAAGACAACATGAGGAAAACAGAATTATTGTACATATCCAAGTGCAATCATAAATGTTTCAAGCTTGTCCTACTTTTAATTATACACACTATTACTGCTTTCTAGccttaaagtaaaagtattcagtAAACATAAGGACAATATTAATATCAAACGATGTTGCCTTTGACCAAGACACTGATGAGGAAAAAGTCCAGTAAGTATACAAGCAGTTATTTTGTGTAATTACCACTGAGGCTGTGCGTATAGTAGCAAAGTGCTC
It encodes:
- the taok1a gene encoding serine/threonine-protein kinase TAO1; this translates as MPNSSRAGSLKDPEIADLFFKEDPEKLFADLREIGHGSFGAVYFARDVRTNEVVAIKKMSYSGKQSTEKWQDIIKEVKFLQRIQHPNSIEYKGCYLREHTAWLVMEYCLGSASDLLEVHKKPLQEVEIAAITHGALQGLAYLHSHNMIHRDIKAGNILLTEPGQVKLADFGSASIACPANSFVGTPYWMAPEVILAMDEGQYDGKVDIWSLGITCIELAERKPPLFNMNAMSALYHIAQNESPMLQSSEWTDYFRNFVDSCLQKFPQDRPNSEELLKHAFVQRERPESVLIDLINRTKDAVRELDNLQYRKMKKILFQEAHNGPTTEAQDEEEEPEHNVGRTGTVNSVGSNQSIPSMSISASSQSSSVNSLTDAGDDKSEVDMEGDHTVMSNSSVIHLKPEEQSYNEESEPHTRPTEPQSPPTHTPRPKRNREHFATIRTASVLTRQIKEHEQDSELREQILGYKRMRRQHQKQLMALENKLKAEMDEHRLRLDKELENQRNSFAQEMEKLIKKHQASMEKDAKTFSNDEKKFQQHIQSQQKKELNSFLESQKREYKLRKEQLKEELNENQSTPKKEKQEWLSKQKENFQHYQAEEEANLQRRQRQYLELECRRFKRRILIARHNIEQDLVREELNKRQTQKDLEHAMLLRHHESMQELEFRQLNTIQKTRAELIRLQHQTELTNQQEYNKRRERELRRKHVMEVRQQPKSLKSKELQIKKQFQDTCKIQTRQYKALRNHLLETTPKSEHKAVLKRLKQEQHRKLAILAEQYDHSINEMLSTQALRLDETQEAQCQGLRMQLQQELELLNAYQSKIKMQTDAQHDRERKDLEQRVSLRRALLEQKIEEEMMSLQNERLERIRSLLERQAREVEAFDSESMRLGFSNMVLSNISPEALSHSFPGASGSWSHHQQHPSASAQGPHWGSGNLGAGSSHQGGHHHYHSSPGGAPMQHGWGQGMQGGGGPSPWGHPSAVSRSSGGVQNSPQAMGRTPSGGRSEQGMSRSTSVTSQISNGSHLSYT